The sequence CCCGTTCGGAGATGCCCGGGTCGGTGTCGTCGAGGATCGCGTCGAACTCCTGGTCGGCGGTCTCGGGGTTGTCGCGCAGCCGCTGGACGAGGTAGCTGGTCGTCGCCCAGGTCCGCTCCAGCTCGGCCCGGCCGCGTTCGTAGACGACCGCGCCGCCGTCGCGCAGGACGACCCGCTGGTGGTAGGTCGGCCGGCCGAGCACGTGCACGTTGCCTGGGCCGACGGCGGCGGCGAGCGTCGCGGCGACCCGCTCGACGCCCGCGCCCGCGACCTGCAGGACCGCGCCGAGCTCCTCCGCGAACAGCCGGCCCACCAGCGTGCCGGGCAGGGCGGCGAGGTCGACGTCGAGGCCGACCCGGCCGGCGAACGCCATCTCGACCAGCGTCGCGAGCAGGCCGCCGTCGGAGCGGTCGTGGTAGGCGAGCACCTCGCCGTCCGCGACCAGTGCCCGGGTCGCCGCGAAGAACGCCTTCAGCGTGGCCGCGTCGGCGTCGGGGACCTCGGCGGCGCCGTCGCGGCTGTAGGCCTGGGCGAGCGCCGAACCGCCGAGCCGACACCGGCCGCCGGACAGGTCGACGAACACCAGCCGGCTCGTCTCGTCCCGGGCGAGCTGCGGGGTGAGCACCCGGGAGACGTCGGCGACGGGCGCGGCCGCGGTGATGATCAACGACACGGGCGAGGTGACCGCGTGGTCACCGGTGCTGTCCGACCAGACGGTGCGCATGCTCGTCGAGTCCTTGCCGACCGGGATCGGGATGCCGAGCGCCGGGCAGAACTGCTCACCCAGCGCGTGGACCGCCTCGAACAGCGCGGCCTGCTGGGTGTCGACCTGCACCGCGGCCATCCAGTTGGCCGACAGCGCGACCTGGGACAGGTCGCCGACCGCGGCGGCGGCCAGGTTGGTGATCGCCTCGCCCACGGCCATCCGGGCCGCGGCAGGCGCGCTGACCGTCGCCAGCGGGGTGCGCTCCCCCATCGCGAGTGCCTCGCCGGTCCGGCTGCCGTAGGCGGCCGCGGTGACGGCGACGTCGGAGACCGGGACCTGCCACGGGCCGACGAGCTGGTCGCGGACGGTGTGCCCGCCGACGGTCCGGTCGCCGATGGTGATGAGGAACTTCTTGCTCCCGACGGCCGGCACCCGCAGCACCCGCTCGACGGCCTCGACCAGCTCGATCCCGGTCTCGTCGAAGGCGCCCACCGCGACGCCGGCGGTCGCGGCCGCGCGGCTCTGCCGGGAGGCCTCGCCGAACAGCAGCGACATCGGGACGTCGACGGGCGCCTCTGCCCTGTCATCGGAGCCGCCGAACAGTCGGTCCCGCACGACGAGGCGCGGCTCGTCGGTCACCGTGCCGACGACGGCGAACGGGCAGCGCTCCCGCTCGCAGAGCTTCGTGAAGGCCGCGAGGTCGGCCGCGGCGATGCCGAGGACGTAGCGCTCCTGCGCCTCGTTGCACCAGATCGCGAGCGGCGACATGCCGGCGTCCGCGTTCGGCAGGTCGCGCAGCTCGAAGACGGCGCCCCGGCCGGAGTCGTGCACCAGCTCGGGCAGCGCGTTCGACCAGCCGCCCGCGCCGACGTCGTGGATGGAGACGATCGGGTTGGCCTCGTCGAGCGCCCAGCAGGCGTTGATGACCTCCTGCGCCCGGCGCTGCATCTCGGCGTTGCCGCGCTGCACGGACGCGAAGTCGAGGTCGGCGTCGCCTGCGCCGGACTGCACGCTGGACGCCGCGCCGCCTCCGAGGCCGATGAGCATCGCCGGGCCGCCGAGGACGACGACCAGGTCGCCCGGCGCCAACCGGTCCTTGTGGACCAGGGAGTCCCGGACGTTGCCCACCCCGCCGGCGATCATGATCGGCTTGTGGTAGCCCCACCGGCCGCCGGGGCCGCCGTCGCTCTCGTAGGTCCGGAAGTAGCCGGCGAGGTTGGGCCGGCCGAACTCGTTGTTGTAGCCGGAGGCGCCCAGCGGGGCCTCGACCATGATGTCCAGCGGGGCGGAGATCCGGTCCGGGCGTTCCTCCCGCCCCTCCCAGGGCGAGTCGTCACCGGGGATGCGCAGATGGGACACGGTGTAGCCGGACAGGCCCATCTTCGGGGTGGCGCCGCGGCCGGTGGCACCCTCGTCGCGGATCTCGCCGCCGACGCCGGTCGCCGAGCCGGGGCCGGGGGCGATCGCGGTCGGGTGGTTGTGCGTCTCAACCTTCACGAGGATGTGCGCGGGGCCCTCGTGGCGGCCATAGGCATGGGTCGCCGGGTCGGCGTAGAACCATGGCGCGTTCTCACCGCGCAGCACGGCGGAGTTGTCGGAGTAGGCGGACAGCACCTTCTCGCCCGACTGCTCGAACGTGTTCTTGATCATGGAGAACAGGCTCTTCGGCTGGGCCTCGCCGTCGATCGTCCAGGCGGCGTTGAAGACCTTGTGCCGGCAGTGCTCGCTGTTGACCTGGGCGAACATCATCAGCTCGACGTCGGTCGGGTTGCGGCCCAGAGCGCCGTACTGGTCGACGAGGTAGGCGATGTCACCCGCGCCGAGCGCGAGCCCCAGTGTCCTGTTGGCCTCGTCCAGCGCGGCCGGGCCTCGGCCGAGAAGGTCGACGTCGAGCTGGGGACGCGGGCGCTCGGCGATGAACAGCGCGTCGGCGGTGGCGACTGACGGCGCGACGACCTCGGTCATCCGGTCGTGCAGCAGCGGCGCCAGGGCGCCCGCGTCGACGGGGCCGTCACCGGACAGGTAGTAGACGGTCCCGCGCTCGATCCGGCGGACCGCGGCCAGACCGGCGGACGCGGCGATGTCGGACGCCTTCGACGACCACGGTGAGATCGTCCCGAACCGGGGAAGCACGACCAGCGTCGTGGCCGCCGCGGCCCGGTCGCCGTGGAACGGCTCGCCATAGGTGAGCAGCCCACGCAGCCGTGCCTCGTCCTCGGTCGCGAGGCCGCCGGCCAGGTCGACGAAGTGGACGTACTCGGCGATCACACCCGTCACGGCCGGCTCGACCGCCCGAAGCCGGGCAAGCAACCGCCGGCGAGCCGGACCGGTCAGGGCGGCGATGTCTCCGTAGGTCTTCATGTCCGCCGTTCGTCAGGGCCCGCTCTTGGCCGTTCGTCACAGCCCGCTCTTGGCCGTTCGTCAGGGCCCGCTCTTGGCCGTTCGTCACAGCCCGTTCTTTGGCCGCTGGTCATGGCCCGTTCTTTGGCCGCTGGTCAGGGCCCGCGACCGTTGATGCTATCCGCGCGGCGGGGTCGAACCCCCTTTCATGATCGGCAATGCCGACGGGGAGCCACACCTCGAACACGTACGGCGCTCGCGCGGCGGTACAGTCACTAACAACCGGTTTCACAACCGGTGCGCCGTTTGGGGGGCCGGCCAACTCGGGCCGGGCGGCGCGGACCGTGGAGGTTCAATGAGCGTTCCACCGCCCGCATTCAGGCGGCTTTGCCTCATGGTCGACGTCGAGCGCTACAGCGAGCAGTCGAACCGACGGCAGGTCGACATCCAGACCAGTCTCGCGAAAATGCGCACCCGGGCGCTCCGTCGAGCCCAGATCAACCACCGGGCCTGCGCGGTACAGGAACAGGGCGACGGATTTCTCCTCGTGCTGCCGGCCGGTATCGACGAGGCTCGCGCCGTCCCCGGGCTGGTGAACGGCTTCGTGGACGGCCTCACCGTCGCCAACGAGGCGAGCACGCATCGGATCCGCCTGCGGGCGGCGCTTGCGCAGGGCGTCGTCCGGCGCGGTGCGACCGGATATGTTGCCAACGCGGTCGTGGCGGCGGCCAGGATTGTCGGCGCGGCCGAGGTCAGGGCCGCCCTGGACCGCCATCCCGACCGGGACCTCGCATTCGCGGTCACGGCCGAGCTCTACAGCGACGTGATCGCCGACGGCTACACCCCGACCGTCGGGACCGAGGCGACGCAGGCGCACATCGACATTCCGGACCGGGCTTTCTCCGCCGACGTGTGGATTCTGGTCCCGGACGCCGCGGTGCCATCACCCGACCGGCGCGGGCCGAACTGGGAACGGGTGCTCACGGTGGCGGAGGGCGCCCTTTCCGCGATCCAGTTCGGGCAGGCGGCGGAGCAGTACTGGGACCATCACCTCGCCGACCACCACCAGGACGCCCAGCAGCAGGACGATCAGCACACGGCCCACCCCGCCGCGAATCCCGGTGACGTCCCGGTCCCGAGCGACCCACCTCCGACGGCCGAGCCGACCGACCTGCCGGTCCCTCCGGTCGACCTGCCCCACGAGACCTGGACGCTCGACCAGCTGGGCACGGAATACACACATCTCGGCCCGGAATACACGCTGGAGTTCGACGAGGCCGGCTATCACTGGCTCGACGCGCCGTACGGCTACGGGACCCACGAGCATCCGGGCCCCGTCCTGGACGTCGACCCGCACAGCCACGGCCCGGTCGACGACTGGCCGCTGCCCGGAACGGACCATGACGGCCTCGACCCCGGGCATCTGCACTGAGCGCGGAAGCGGGACACCGGGCCGTACCGGCTACTTCAGCGTGCCGTCGGCGATCTCGGCGCTGAGCCGGCGGCGGTCGAGCTTGCCCGACGGCAGCGTCGGGATCTGGGCGCTGGTGGCGACGATCCAGCGGGTGGGCACCTTGTAGCTGGACAGCTGCGCCCGGGCTCGGGCCGTGAGCGAGGCGATGTCCACCGACTCGGCCGTGGGAACGACGATCGCGCAGACCTCCTCGCCGCGGACCGGGTGGGCGACGCCGAGGACGACGCACTGGGCGACGTCCGGGAACTCCTCGACGACGGCGGCGACCTCGAGCGGGGAGACGTTCGCCCCGGCTGCCTTGATCAGGTCGGTGGCCCGCCCCACGTAGAACAGCCGGGGGTCGTCCTCCCGGCGGTAGACCTGGTCGCCGGTGTGGTACCAGCCGTCGGCGTCGAACACGTCGGCGCGTTCGCGCTTGTTGTAGCCGGCCATCACGCCGACGCCGCGGATGAGCAGCTCACCGACGGCCCCGGCCGCGACGGGAACTCCGGCCTCGTCGACGATCGCGATGTCGGTGGCCGCGAAACTGCCGCCGCTCTCGGACAGCGACCGGTGCGTGGGGAACCCGTCGGGAACGTTGCTCATCGCCAGGTCGAGCGGTCCGCCCGCGATCATCGGCCCGCTGCTCAGGTCGCGGTCCGCGAACGTGGGGTGCTCCCGCAGCTGCTGGGTGAACGCGGGCCAGCCGACGATGCCGTTCGCGCGTTCGCGTTCGGCCAGGTCGAGCGCGGCGCCGGCCTCCAGCCGGGGCAGCACGAGCAGCGTCGCGGGGGCGTGCAGCGCGCCCATCGCGGCGAGCACGCCACCGATCCAGAAGAACGGCATCGCGCACAGGACGCGCGGCGCCGCCTGCACCCCGGTGAGGCTTCGGACGGCCGTCGGCCAGGTGGCCGTCTGCCGGACGATCGTGCCGTGCGTGTGCAGCACGCCCTTCGGGTCGGCGGTCGTGCCGGAGGTGTGAATCATGATCGCGAGATCGGCCGGGGTGACCTCGTTCTCGACGGCGGCGAGGACGTCCGCGGGCACCATGTCATCGGCCACGCTGTCGCCCTCCGGATCCCAGCGGGTCGCCCAGTCGCGGT is a genomic window of Pseudofrankia inefficax containing:
- a CDS encoding class I adenylate-forming enzyme family protein, with translation MVSSDSESPASSEPLTIGALLRRAVRENETGEYVVTPTDRLTYAEADERSARAARWLLAAGVGKGSRVGLFFTNDTDWITWWLATSRIGALAVPLSTLYTPAEIAKVLRLADVSLLVAPPRVLKIDVAERLETALPGLADQAAGRLRLPTAPYLRSLVLTGDTDRDWATRWDPEGDSVADDMVPADVLAAVENEVTPADLAIMIHTSGTTADPKGVLHTHGTIVRQTATWPTAVRSLTGVQAAPRVLCAMPFFWIGGVLAAMGALHAPATLLVLPRLEAGAALDLAERERANGIVGWPAFTQQLREHPTFADRDLSSGPMIAGGPLDLAMSNVPDGFPTHRSLSESGGSFAATDIAIVDEAGVPVAAGAVGELLIRGVGVMAGYNKRERADVFDADGWYHTGDQVYRREDDPRLFYVGRATDLIKAAGANVSPLEVAAVVEEFPDVAQCVVLGVAHPVRGEEVCAIVVPTAESVDIASLTARARAQLSSYKVPTRWIVATSAQIPTLPSGKLDRRRLSAEIADGTLK
- the purL gene encoding phosphoribosylformylglycinamidine synthase — its product is MKTYGDIAALTGPARRRLLARLRAVEPAVTGVIAEYVHFVDLAGGLATEDEARLRGLLTYGEPFHGDRAAAATTLVVLPRFGTISPWSSKASDIAASAGLAAVRRIERGTVYYLSGDGPVDAGALAPLLHDRMTEVVAPSVATADALFIAERPRPQLDVDLLGRGPAALDEANRTLGLALGAGDIAYLVDQYGALGRNPTDVELMMFAQVNSEHCRHKVFNAAWTIDGEAQPKSLFSMIKNTFEQSGEKVLSAYSDNSAVLRGENAPWFYADPATHAYGRHEGPAHILVKVETHNHPTAIAPGPGSATGVGGEIRDEGATGRGATPKMGLSGYTVSHLRIPGDDSPWEGREERPDRISAPLDIMVEAPLGASGYNNEFGRPNLAGYFRTYESDGGPGGRWGYHKPIMIAGGVGNVRDSLVHKDRLAPGDLVVVLGGPAMLIGLGGGAASSVQSGAGDADLDFASVQRGNAEMQRRAQEVINACWALDEANPIVSIHDVGAGGWSNALPELVHDSGRGAVFELRDLPNADAGMSPLAIWCNEAQERYVLGIAAADLAAFTKLCERERCPFAVVGTVTDEPRLVVRDRLFGGSDDRAEAPVDVPMSLLFGEASRQSRAAATAGVAVGAFDETGIELVEAVERVLRVPAVGSKKFLITIGDRTVGGHTVRDQLVGPWQVPVSDVAVTAAAYGSRTGEALAMGERTPLATVSAPAAARMAVGEAITNLAAAAVGDLSQVALSANWMAAVQVDTQQAALFEAVHALGEQFCPALGIPIPVGKDSTSMRTVWSDSTGDHAVTSPVSLIITAAAPVADVSRVLTPQLARDETSRLVFVDLSGGRCRLGGSALAQAYSRDGAAEVPDADAATLKAFFAATRALVADGEVLAYHDRSDGGLLATLVEMAFAGRVGLDVDLAALPGTLVGRLFAEELGAVLQVAGAGVERVAATLAAAVGPGNVHVLGRPTYHQRVVLRDGGAVVYERGRAELERTWATTSYLVQRLRDNPETADQEFDAILDDTDPGISERVTFALDRRAYPARPKVAVLRDEGVNGQVEMAAAFDAAGFDAVDVHMTDLLAGTVTLDEFHVLAACGGFSYGDVLGAGLGWAKSILAHPELAAAFRAYFHRPDTLTLGVCNGCQMVAGLGALIPGATGWPTLLENTSERFEARVSSLLIEDSPSVLFAGMAGSVLAVPVAHGEGRMEFGAAGPGAASARYADNHGKPTQEYPANPNGSPGAVAAVTSDDGRVTLIMPHPERAFLTQQRSWLPLGAGPAGGDDLYGPWLRLFQNARIWLG